The Mercurialis annua linkage group LG2, ddMerAnnu1.2, whole genome shotgun sequence genome contains a region encoding:
- the LOC126668494 gene encoding uncharacterized protein LOC126668494 encodes MNSDEATGYAHSTVDTNKPFRFEVPHFKRWKQKTEFFLTMKKVVYVLSMERPTVDEAAADEKKENQNTELQKWMTNDYLCKNFILNALSDDLYDYYNNEKTAKETWEALQKKYDIEEAGTKKYAVSRYLKYQMTDNKSVKAQSHEVQKIAHEIGEQFQVAVLIDKLPPSWKDFKSSLRHKTKDFLLESLITRLRIEEEARKQD; translated from the coding sequence ATGAATTCTGACGAGGCTACTGGCTACGCTCATTCCACTGTTGATACCAACAAACCGTTTCGGTTTGAAGTTCCACATTTCAAACGCTGGAAACAAAAGACTGAATTTTTTCTAACCATGAAAAAAGTGGTTTATGTTCTGTCAATGGAAAGGCCCACCGTCGATGAAGCTGCTGCTGAcgaaaaaaaagaaaaccaaaataCTGAACTCCAAAAATGGATGACCAATGATTACTTGTGCAAGAATTTCATTCTTAATGCACTCAGTGATGATCTCTATGATTATTACAACAACGAAAAAACTGCGAAAGAAACTTGGGAGGCGTTGCAGAAAAAATATGACATCGAGGAGGCTGGAACAAAGAAATATGCTGTCAGCCGCTACCTCAAATATCAAATGACTGATAACAAATCTGTCAAGGCGCAGTCCCATGAGGTGCAGAAAATCGCTCATGAGATTGGTGAACAATTTCAAGTTGCTGTTTTGATTGACAAGTTACCTCCTTCGTGGAAGGATTTTAAAAGTTCTCTCAGGCACAAAACCAAGGACTTTTTGCTGGAAAGTTTGATAACTCGCCTTCGAATTGAGGAAGAGGCGAGAAAACAGGACTAA